A window of the Bacillus sp. A301a_S52 genome harbors these coding sequences:
- a CDS encoding LysR family transcriptional regulator — protein MNITWLRTFLIAAEYENFYKTSEVLFLSQPTVTVHIRKLEKELGIPLFMKKGRNVRLTSYGREFLKHAQAIMANVDEGIDHIEKLRQGYNKTLTIAVSPLIASTYLPFWMKQFLKTNSHVEIDVHVLESHLIAEEVDKGKADIGLSRQEARRSDLICEKIYEEPVKIVAPYAYDIFPLASPVTLEEIINTYVLLTHNHPGYWEPVLLELKNMYRQVRTMKVSQVSITKRFIEEGIGFSILPHSALKRELAEQRIREVTSSAITLPLAVTYHIQKFETDITNRFIQTLKQLI, from the coding sequence ATGAATATCACATGGCTCCGTACTTTTCTAATTGCAGCTGAGTACGAGAATTTTTACAAAACGTCAGAAGTACTCTTTTTGTCGCAACCTACCGTCACCGTTCATATAAGAAAACTTGAAAAAGAGTTAGGAATTCCTTTGTTTATGAAAAAAGGAAGGAATGTCAGACTCACATCCTACGGTCGAGAATTTTTAAAACATGCACAAGCTATCATGGCTAATGTGGACGAAGGGATTGACCATATTGAGAAGTTACGGCAAGGTTATAATAAAACTTTGACTATTGCAGTTTCACCTTTGATTGCATCCACATACCTCCCTTTTTGGATGAAACAGTTTTTAAAAACAAATAGTCATGTGGAAATTGATGTGCACGTCCTTGAATCTCACTTAATCGCCGAAGAAGTGGATAAAGGTAAGGCTGACATCGGCTTATCTCGCCAAGAGGCTCGTAGATCTGACCTTATTTGTGAAAAAATATATGAAGAACCTGTCAAAATAGTTGCTCCCTATGCTTATGATATATTTCCGCTAGCTTCTCCTGTTACACTAGAGGAAATTATTAATACCTATGTATTATTAACACATAACCACCCTGGGTATTGGGAACCCGTCCTTCTAGAATTGAAAAATATGTATAGGCAGGTCCGCACGATGAAAGTATCACAAGTGTCGATAACAAAGCGATTTATTGAAGAAGGAATCGGATTTTCAATTTTGCCACACTCTGCTCTCAAAAGAGAATTAGCTGAACAGAGAATTCGCGAGGTCACATCCTCTGCCATAACGTTGCCATTGGCGGTCACTTATCATATCCAGAAATTTGAAACTGACATAACCAACCGGTTTATTCAAACATTGAAGCAGCTTATTTAA
- a CDS encoding citrate synthase/methylcitrate synthase encodes MENKVRKGLEGVVAAETAISYIDGEQGELIYRGHHAKELAINEGFESACHLLWYGSLPDENELDKIKQKFRNGRQLPDYVKRIIQLLPLETSMMSVIRTCVSAMGDKERAWPPSVTEAIHLTAVIPVMIAMRQRVIQGKDMIAPHPTLDHVANYLYMLTGNEPSKAHVKALDAYFVLTMEHGMNASTFTSRVVTSSQSDMVSAVTGAIGTMKGPLHGGAPTEVTSMLESVKMKENAETWLRQRLDNGEKLMGFGHRIYKTKDPRAEALKEVTKGLTAEDTWLDLAAHVEETAIRLLEEYKPGRKLYTNVEFYAAAVLRAVSMPNSLFTPTFTAARVAGWTAHVIEQANDNRIYRPQSLYTGDKPGA; translated from the coding sequence ATGGAAAATAAGGTGAGAAAAGGATTAGAGGGTGTTGTAGCAGCGGAAACAGCTATAAGTTATATTGATGGGGAACAGGGCGAACTTATTTACAGGGGGCATCATGCGAAAGAATTGGCAATCAACGAAGGCTTTGAATCCGCCTGCCATCTTCTTTGGTATGGGTCCTTACCGGATGAGAATGAACTAGACAAAATAAAGCAGAAATTTAGAAATGGCCGACAGCTACCGGATTATGTGAAAAGAATTATACAGTTGCTTCCATTAGAAACATCCATGATGAGTGTGATTCGGACGTGTGTATCTGCAATGGGAGATAAAGAACGAGCGTGGCCCCCATCTGTGACAGAGGCAATTCATTTAACAGCCGTGATACCGGTGATGATTGCGATGAGGCAGCGAGTAATTCAGGGGAAAGATATGATAGCACCTCACCCTACCTTGGATCATGTTGCAAATTATTTATACATGCTTACTGGTAATGAACCTTCCAAAGCACACGTTAAAGCATTAGACGCATATTTTGTGCTAACGATGGAGCATGGTATGAATGCGTCTACTTTCACATCGCGTGTTGTCACCTCAAGTCAATCCGATATGGTGTCTGCTGTAACGGGCGCTATCGGCACGATGAAAGGACCCCTTCATGGCGGAGCACCAACGGAAGTGACCTCTATGCTTGAGTCAGTAAAAATGAAAGAAAATGCGGAAACCTGGCTTAGACAACGTTTAGATAATGGTGAAAAATTGATGGGTTTTGGTCACCGTATTTATAAGACGAAAGATCCTCGGGCAGAAGCATTGAAAGAAGTGACGAAAGGTTTAACGGCTGAAGATACTTGGCTTGATTTAGCAGCACATGTAGAAGAAACAGCGATCCGTCTGTTAGAGGAATATAAACCAGGAAGAAAGCTTTACACAAATGTGGAATTTTATGCCGCTGCGGTACTGCGTGCGGTTTCAATGCCTAATAGCCTCTTTACACCTACGTTTACAGCGGCACGTGTAGCTGGCTGGACGGCACATGTCATTGAACAAGCGAACGACAACCGGATTTATCGACCTCAGTCCTTATATACTGGCGATAAGCCAGGAGCCTAG